The following coding sequences are from one Capsicum annuum cultivar UCD-10X-F1 chromosome 3, UCD10Xv1.1, whole genome shotgun sequence window:
- the LOC107862816 gene encoding ornithine decarboxylase-like, protein MLLSTALGKTKSHVHQIPKDGMTKFIRSIAEEKHEAGQPFYVLDLATIERLMDKWNHSFPNVKPHYAVKCNAEPALLTKLAKLGANFDCASLQEIDTLLSLGISPNRIIFANPCKAISHIKHAAAVEVNLATFDSELEVDKIKKWHPHCRLLL, encoded by the coding sequence ATGTTGTTGTCTACAGCTCTTGGTAAGACTAAGAGCCATGTGCACCAAATACCAAAAGATGGGATGACGAAATTTATCCGTTCAATCGCAGAGGAGAAACATGAAGCTGGCCAACCATTTTATGTACTTGATTTGGCCACAATTGAGAGGCTTATGGACAAATGGAACCATTCTTTTCCAAATGTTAAGCCTCACTATGCTGTCAAGTGCAACGCTGAACCTGCACTTCTTACCAAACTAGCCAAGTTAGGTGCTAATTTTGACTGTGCTAGTCTACAGGAGATTGACACTCTGTTAAGTCTCGGAATTAGCCCAAACCGAATCATATTTGCTAACCCGTGCAAGGCTATTTCACACATCAAGCATGCAGCCGCTGTAGAGGTTAATCTTGCAACCTTTGATTCTGAGCTCGAAGTTGATAAGATCAAGAAATGGCACCCACACTGCCGTTTGTTGCTCTGA